The following DNA comes from Kitasatospora sp. NBC_01287.
CTTGCCGTTCTCGTCGAGCATCGCGCGGACACGGCCGTGCGCGTCGCCGACGGCGATCGAGTCGCCGACGCGGAGCGTACCGCGCTGGACCAGGACGGTCGCCATGGCGCCGCGGCCCTTGTCCAGGTGCGCCTCGATGGCGATACCCTGCGCGTCCTGCTCCGGGTTGGCCCGCAGGTCCAGCGAGGCGTCCGCGGTCAGGACCACGGCCTCCAGCAGCTGGTCGATGTGCAGGCCCTGGCGGGCGGAGATGTCGACGAACATGGTGTCGCCGCCGTACTCCTCGGCCACCAGGCCGAACTCGGTCAGCTGACCGCGGACCTTGACCGGGTCGGCACCCTCGACGTCGATCTTGTTGACCGCGACCACGATCGGCACACCGGCGGCCTTGGCGTGGTTGAGCGCCTCGACCGTCTGCGGCATGACGCCGTCGTTGGCCGCGACCACCAGGATCGCGATGTCGGTGGACTTGGCACCACGGGCACGCATGGCGGAGAACGCCTCGTGACCCGGGGTGTCGAGGAAGGTGATCCGGCGCTCCTCGCCGTTCACCTCGGCCGCCACCTGGTAGGCACCGATGTGCTGGGTGATGCCACCGGCCTCGCCCGCGACCACGTTGCTCTTGCGGATCGCGTCGAGCAGTCGGGTCTTACCGTGGTCGACGTGGCCCATGACGGTCACGACCGGCGGACGCGGCATGAGCTCGTCCTCGTCGCCCTCGTCGGCACCGAAGTCGATGTCGAAGGACTCGAGCAGCTCACGGTCCTCGTCGTCGCGGCTGACGATCTCGAGCACGAAGCCCATCTCGCCGGCCAGCAGCTCGAGGGTCGCGTCGGCGACCGACTGGGTCGCGGTGACCATCTCACCGAGGTTGAACATCACCGAGACGAGCGCGGCCGGGTTGGCGTTGATCTTCTCCGCGAAGTCCATCAGCGAGGCACCACGCGACAGGCGCACGGTCGCGCCGTTGCCGCGGGGCAGCATCACACCGCCCACGGACGGGGCCTGCATGGCCTCGTACTCCTGGCGACGCTGACGCTTCGACTTGCGGCCACGGGCCGGGCGACCGCCCGGGCCACGACCGAAGGCACCCTGCGTGCCACCACGGGCACCCGGGCCGCCAGGACGGCCGCCGAAGCCACCGGGACGGGCACCGCCGCCACCGAAGCCGCCGCCACCACCGGCACCGCCACCCGGACGGGGGCCGCCGAAGCCGCCGGCACCGGCCGGACGCGAGCCCGGACCGGCCGGACGGCCCTGGAAGCCGGGACGGGCGCCGCCACCGGCACCACCCGGACCACCCGGACGGCCACCGGGGCCACCCGGGCCACGGCCACCGGGGCCGGGACGCGGACCGGTACCCGGGCCGGGACGCTGCGGCATCATGCCGGGGTTGGGACGGGGCATGCCGGACGGGCTCGGCGCACCGGGGCGCGGACCGGCCGGACGGGGCATGCCGTCAGGACGCGGCGCACCCGCACCGGGCGCACCGCCCGGACGCTGCGGACGGTCGCCGCCCGGACGCTGCGGACGGTCGCCAGGACCACCCGGACGCTGCGGACGGTCGCCACCGGGACGCGGAGCACCCGCGCCCTGGGCACCGCCCGGACGCTGCGGACGGTCGCCACCGGGACGCGGAGCACCCGCGCCGGGCGCACCGGCGGGACGCGGCCGGTCGCCACCGGGCGCACCCGGACGGCGGTCGCCGGGACGGGCCATGCCGGTGGCACTGCCCGAGGTGAAGGGGTTGTTGCCCGGACGCGGGCCGGCCGGACGCGGGCCCGGACGGGCGCCACCGCCGGCGGAGCCCGCCGGACGCGGGGCCTGCGAGGCCGGACGCGGGGCCTGGGTCTCACCGGCCGGGGCCGGGGAGGAGAACTCGGCCGCCGGGGCAGCCGGCGCGGCGGGACGCGCGGCCGGGCGCGGGCCCGGACTCGGCGCGGCCGAACGCGGCGCGGCGGGGGCCGCCGGAGCGACCGGGGCCGCGGCGGCGGGGGCTGCCGGGGCGGCGGGAGCCGCGGCCGGCGTGGGACGGGGGCCGGGGGTCGCGGCAGGCCGCGGACCCGGCGTGGGTGCACCCGGCTTGGGTGCGGCCGCACCGGCAGCGCCGGTGGGCGTGGGCGCCGCGGGCTTCCGCGGGCCAGGCTTGGCAGCCGAACCGCCGGAAGGCG
Coding sequences within:
- the infB gene encoding translation initiation factor IF-2, producing the protein MAKVRVYELAKELGLESKAVMAKLTELGEFVRSASSTIEAPVVRKLTDALGATPPSGGSAAKPGPRKPAAPTPTGAAGAAAPKPGAPTPGPRPAATPGPRPTPAAAPAAPAAPAAAAPVAPAAPAAPRSAAPSPGPRPAARPAAPAAPAAEFSSPAPAGETQAPRPASQAPRPAGSAGGGARPGPRPAGPRPGNNPFTSGSATGMARPGDRRPGAPGGDRPRPAGAPGAGAPRPGGDRPQRPGGAQGAGAPRPGGDRPQRPGGPGDRPQRPGGDRPQRPGGAPGAGAPRPDGMPRPAGPRPGAPSPSGMPRPNPGMMPQRPGPGTGPRPGPGGRGPGGPGGRPGGPGGAGGGARPGFQGRPAGPGSRPAGAGGFGGPRPGGGAGGGGGFGGGGARPGGFGGRPGGPGARGGTQGAFGRGPGGRPARGRKSKRQRRQEYEAMQAPSVGGVMLPRGNGATVRLSRGASLMDFAEKINANPAALVSVMFNLGEMVTATQSVADATLELLAGEMGFVLEIVSRDDEDRELLESFDIDFGADEGDEDELMPRPPVVTVMGHVDHGKTRLLDAIRKSNVVAGEAGGITQHIGAYQVAAEVNGEERRITFLDTPGHEAFSAMRARGAKSTDIAILVVAANDGVMPQTVEALNHAKAAGVPIVVAVNKIDVEGADPVKVRGQLTEFGLVAEEYGGDTMFVDISARQGLHIDQLLEAVVLTADASLDLRANPEQDAQGIAIEAHLDKGRGAMATVLVQRGTLRVGDSIAVGDAHGRVRAMLDENGKNVDEAGPSRPVLLLGLTSVPRAGDSFIVVDDDRTARQIAEKRSARDRNAMFAKRPMRISLENLDQAIAAGGIQQLNLIIKGDVSGSVEALEDALVKLDVGDEVELRILHRGVGAITESDVDLAMGSDAIIIGFNVRAEGRARTAAEREGVDVRYYSVIYQAIEEIEAALKGLLKPEYEEVRLGSAEVREVFRSSKFGNIAGVIVREGLLRRNAKARLIRDGKVVAESLTIEGLRRFKDDATEVREGFEAGVTLGSFNDIKVDDVIETFEMREKPRS